A genomic segment from Candidatus Brocadia sinica JPN1 encodes:
- a CDS encoding DUF3307 domain-containing protein: MHSSLNQNDLLPLLRLIVAHMIADFLFQRDSWAGQRFGGKKIPGWLCAHGAFAGMLAYIFVGFWHALWLPLVIFISHVLRDGLKSKGDDTVRSFLFDQSGHLIIILGCWILLIHGNISGIVTFLVSRTANVKFWAVILSYIVVIWPAGVWIGRITKPWREEIREMASQGLEKAGLWIGRLERFLILTFVLLGHFEAIGFLIAAKSILRFGEIRTPNCRKEAEYILIGTMISFVIAIILGVFTSWILQYPLVPENSNSDHVDSWGLFEI; this comes from the coding sequence ATGCACAGTTCATTGAATCAAAATGATTTGTTACCACTCCTCCGCCTTATTGTAGCCCACATGATTGCAGACTTTTTGTTTCAAAGGGATTCCTGGGCAGGGCAGCGATTCGGAGGAAAAAAGATACCCGGCTGGCTTTGTGCGCATGGGGCATTTGCCGGGATGCTCGCATATATTTTTGTAGGATTCTGGCATGCGCTTTGGCTCCCGCTCGTTATTTTTATTTCACACGTTTTGCGAGATGGTTTAAAATCGAAAGGAGATGACACCGTCCGGTCATTCCTGTTTGACCAATCAGGACATTTGATCATTATTTTGGGATGTTGGATATTACTGATACATGGTAATATATCAGGCATCGTTACATTCCTGGTCTCACGCACAGCAAATGTAAAATTTTGGGCAGTAATCTTGTCCTATATTGTGGTAATCTGGCCAGCAGGTGTTTGGATCGGCAGAATTACAAAACCGTGGCGAGAGGAAATAAGAGAAATGGCTTCCCAGGGTTTGGAGAAGGCTGGGCTATGGATTGGACGTTTGGAACGCTTCCTGATACTGACGTTTGTCCTGCTCGGACACTTTGAAGCCATCGGTTTCCTGATTGCAGCAAAATCGATCCTTCGGTTCGGCGAGATTCGAACCCCAAATTGCCGAAAAGAGGCAGAATACATATTAATCGGCACCATGATTAGTTTTGTTATAGCAATTATTTTGGGGGTATTCACGAGTTGGATA
- a CDS encoding type II toxin-antitoxin system Phd/YefM family antitoxin, with the protein MLQVGLREANMHFSKYLKLVKEGQEVVVTERGKPVAVIKPLYERGDARR; encoded by the coding sequence ATGCTGCAAGTTGGATTAAGGGAAGCAAATATGCACTTTTCAAAATACCTGAAGCTAGTCAAAGAAGGGCAGGAGGTTGTTGTAACGGAGAGGGGAAAGCCCGTTGCCGTTATCAAGCCGCTGTATGAAAGAGGGGACGCCAGACGATAA
- a CDS encoding SatD family protein: MKNSGLYAVITGDIVGSSKLTASQRSHLLSVLKSSFKTIKDILPDGIRAPFEIHRGDSFQGVLSKPEAALRIAIVIRAGLRHGFEAKQRRYALDARIAVGVGSIDFLPAGRGSEGDGEAFRRSGPILDKMKGDQRLLIRTPWQDIDTELGIECALLDALINRWSAEQSQAILGQIRGLTQERAAKDFGISQPAVRQRLKSAGGWAIEELCRRYEQLIAGNKAQGLIMKQNKHRGL; this comes from the coding sequence ATGAAAAATAGTGGGCTTTATGCAGTGATAACAGGTGATATCGTTGGATCTTCAAAACTTACTGCCAGCCAGCGGAGCCATTTATTATCGGTCCTAAAATCCTCGTTCAAAACCATCAAAGATATCCTGCCTGACGGAATACGCGCACCTTTTGAAATACATCGTGGGGATAGTTTCCAGGGGGTGTTATCAAAACCAGAAGCGGCCCTCCGTATAGCTATTGTTATTCGTGCTGGTTTGCGACACGGTTTTGAAGCAAAACAGCGTCGCTATGCACTGGATGCACGGATTGCCGTGGGGGTTGGATCAATCGACTTCCTTCCAGCAGGTCGCGGGTCTGAAGGAGATGGCGAGGCATTCCGCCGTTCCGGACCGATTTTGGATAAGATGAAAGGAGATCAGCGATTACTCATCCGAACTCCCTGGCAAGACATTGATACAGAACTTGGCATAGAATGTGCTCTCCTCGATGCCCTGATAAACAGATGGTCTGCCGAACAGTCACAGGCAATACTTGGGCAAATCCGGGGTTTAACGCAAGAGAGGGCTGCGAAGGATTTCGGTATCTCCCAACCAGCCGTCCGCCAGCGTTTGAAAAGCGCTGGTGGCTGGGCCATCGAAGAGCTATGCCGCCGATATGAACAGCTCATTGCTGGAAATAAAGCACAGGGGCTTATAATGAAACAAAATAAGCACAGAGGCTTATAA
- a CDS encoding type II toxin-antitoxin system VapC family toxin: protein MNLPWIYIDTSAYLKIFLKEKSSNKVRKLVKKNRLFASAILTSECFSAFSKRRQGKEIDDKTFDRLVNRVKKDLPYIEIVRLTDDVLRRTEEILLHSDVQTLDAVHIASALLFQESTGIALTFVTSDKRQAEFTNGKRLKTDFVG, encoded by the coding sequence ATGAACCTGCCCTGGATATATATTGATACAAGCGCCTATTTGAAGATATTCCTGAAGGAAAAGAGTTCCAACAAGGTAAGGAAGCTGGTTAAAAAAAACAGACTCTTTGCTTCCGCTATTCTTACGAGCGAGTGTTTTTCAGCCTTCTCAAAGCGAAGGCAAGGGAAAGAGATAGATGATAAGACCTTTGACAGGTTGGTAAACCGCGTGAAAAAAGACTTGCCGTATATTGAAATAGTCAGGCTTACAGACGATGTATTAAGGAGGACCGAGGAAATTCTCTTGCATTCAGATGTGCAAACCCTTGATGCTGTCCACATAGCCTCGGCACTGCTATTTCAGGAATCAACAGGAATAGCTCTGACATTTGTGACCTCTGATAAAAGGCAGGCTGAATTTACCAATGGTAAAAGGTTAAAGACTGATTTTGTTGGTTGA
- a CDS encoding 2-oxoacid:acceptor oxidoreductase family protein encodes MVRFVAFGVKNMFRVRFHGRGGQGAKVASRVLGTAAFLEGYYAQDFPLYGAERRGAPIAAFTRISKEPILERGVISKPDIVIVMDETLLDDPLANLLSGLKEGSVVFINTTHSPAEAKDKYKVTAQVITLDLTKIGLDILGLPVLSTLAGGVASRIAGLKADSLRKAVEKETSEILTDKGLLAKNIEAALYCFRAIQPVEVKTTEAIQKGSPVIDVPFEPAAISSPTINTTGNTPLRKTGNWRVFKPVWNYEACTKCMTCVARCPDGCIAVNEDGFPYTDYDNCKGCMICAEECPVKAIEKVREVHA; translated from the coding sequence ATGGTCCGATTTGTAGCTTTCGGAGTTAAAAACATGTTCAGAGTGCGATTCCATGGCAGGGGCGGTCAGGGGGCAAAGGTGGCAAGCAGGGTACTCGGCACTGCCGCCTTTCTTGAAGGTTACTACGCTCAGGACTTCCCACTCTACGGTGCCGAGAGGAGGGGCGCACCGATAGCAGCCTTCACACGCATATCAAAAGAACCCATCCTGGAACGAGGTGTGATTTCCAAGCCGGACATTGTGATCGTAATGGATGAGACACTTCTGGATGATCCCCTGGCGAATCTATTATCGGGACTAAAAGAAGGCAGTGTTGTCTTTATAAATACCACCCACAGTCCGGCAGAGGCAAAGGACAAGTACAAAGTAACAGCACAGGTTATTACCCTGGACTTAACGAAGATCGGCCTTGATATACTGGGATTGCCTGTCCTAAGCACCTTAGCTGGTGGTGTTGCCTCAAGGATTGCCGGTCTCAAAGCGGATTCCTTAAGAAAGGCGGTTGAAAAGGAGACGTCTGAGATATTAACCGACAAAGGACTTCTTGCAAAAAACATAGAGGCTGCACTCTATTGTTTTCGTGCCATTCAGCCTGTAGAAGTAAAGACTACGGAAGCCATACAAAAAGGAAGTCCTGTCATTGATGTACCATTCGAACCTGCTGCGATTTCCAGTCCCACCATAAACACCACAGGGAATACCCCTCTACGAAAGACGGGTAACTGGCGGGTATTTAAGCCCGTCTGGAACTATGAAGCCTGTACCAAATGTATGACCTGTGTCGCCCGGTGTCCAGACGGTTGCATTGCTGTGAATGAAGACGGCTTTCCCTATACGGATTACGATAACTGCAAGGGCTGTATGATATGTGCTGAAGAGTGCCCTGTAAAAGCAATAGAGAAGGTGCGGGAGGTGCATGCATAG